The following are from one region of the Saimiri boliviensis isolate mSaiBol1 chromosome 18, mSaiBol1.pri, whole genome shotgun sequence genome:
- the CXADR gene encoding coxsackievirus and adenovirus receptor isoform X1 translates to MALLLRFVLLCGVADFTRSLSITTPEQMIEKARGETAYLPCKFTLSPEDQGPLDIEWLISPADNQVVDQVIILYSGDKMYDDYYPDLKGRVHFTSNDLKSGDASINVTNLQLSDIGTYQCKVKKAPGVANKKFQLVVLVKPSGTRCYVDGSEEIGNDFKLKCEPKEGSLPLQYEWQKLSDSQKLPTSWLSEMTSSTISVKNASSEYSGTYSCTVKNRVGSDQCLLRLNVVPPSNKAGLIAGAIIGLLLALVLIGLIIFCCHKKRREEKYEKEVHHDIREDVPPPKSRTSTARSYIGSNHSSLGSMSPSNMEGYSKTQYNQVPSEDFERTPQSPTLPPAKVAAPNLSRMGAVPVMIPAQSKDGSIV, encoded by the exons ATTTCACCAGAAGTTTGAGTATCACTACTCCTGAACAGATGATTGAAAAAGCCAGAGGGGAAACTGCCTATCTGCCATGCAAATTTACGCTTAGTCCTGAAGACCAGGGACCACTGGACATCGAGTGGCTGATATCACCAGCTGATAATCAGGTGGTGGATCAAGTG attattttatattctggaGACAAAATGTATGATGACTACTATCCAGACCTGAAAGGACGAGTGCATTTTACGAGTAATGACCTCAAATCTGGTGATGCATCAATAAATGTAACCAATTTACAGCTCTCAGATATTGGCACATATCAGTGCAAAGTGAAAAAAGCTCCTGGTGTTGCAAATAAGAAGTTTCAGCTGGTAGTTCTtg ttaagcCTTCAGGTACGAGATGTTATGTTGATGGATCAGAAGAAATTGGAAATGACTTTAAACTAAAATGTGAACCAAAAGAAGGTTCACTTCCGTTACAGTATGAATGGCAAAAATTGTCTGACTCACAGAAATTGCCCACTTCATGGTTATCAG AAATGACTTCATCTACTATATCTGTAAAAAATGCCTCTTCTGAGTACTCTGGGACATACAGCTGTACAGTCAAAAACAGAGTGGGCTCTGATCAGTGCCTGTTACGTTTAAACGTTGTTCCTC CTTCAAATAAAGCTGGGCTAATTGCAGGAGCCATTATAGGACTTTTGCTTGCTCTAGTGCTCATTGGTCTTATCATCTTTTGCTGTCATAAAAAGcgcagagaagaaaaatatgaaaaggaagttCATCATGATATCAG GGAAGATGTGCCGCCTCCAAAGAGCCGTACGTCCACTGCCAGAAGCTATATAGGCAGTAATCATTCATCACTGGGATCCATGTCTCCTTCCAACATGGAAGGATATTCCAAGACTCAGTATAACCAAGTACCAAGTGAAGACTTTGAACGCACTCCTCAGAGTCCGACTCTCCCACCTGCTAAGGTAGCTGCCCCTAATCTAAGTCGAATGGGAGCGGTTCCTGTGATGATTCCAGCACAGAGCAAGGATGGGTCTATAGTATAG
- the CXADR gene encoding coxsackievirus and adenovirus receptor isoform X2, with the protein MALLLRFVLLCGVADFTRSLSITTPEQMIEKARGETAYLPCKFTLSPEDQGPLDIEWLISPADNQVVDQVIILYSGDKMYDDYYPDLKGRVHFTSNDLKSGDASINVTNLQLSDIGTYQCKVKKAPGVANKKFQLVVLVKPSGTRCYVDGSEEIGNDFKLKCEPKEGSLPLQYEWQKLSDSQKLPTSWLSEMTSSTISVKNASSEYSGTYSCTVKNRVGSDQCLLRLNVVPPSNKAGLIAGAIIGLLLALVLIGLIIFCCHKKRREEKYEKEVHHDIREDVPPPKSRTSTARSYIGSNHSSLGSMSPSNMEGYSKTQYNQVPSEDFERTPQSPTLPPAKFKHPYKTDGITVV; encoded by the exons ATTTCACCAGAAGTTTGAGTATCACTACTCCTGAACAGATGATTGAAAAAGCCAGAGGGGAAACTGCCTATCTGCCATGCAAATTTACGCTTAGTCCTGAAGACCAGGGACCACTGGACATCGAGTGGCTGATATCACCAGCTGATAATCAGGTGGTGGATCAAGTG attattttatattctggaGACAAAATGTATGATGACTACTATCCAGACCTGAAAGGACGAGTGCATTTTACGAGTAATGACCTCAAATCTGGTGATGCATCAATAAATGTAACCAATTTACAGCTCTCAGATATTGGCACATATCAGTGCAAAGTGAAAAAAGCTCCTGGTGTTGCAAATAAGAAGTTTCAGCTGGTAGTTCTtg ttaagcCTTCAGGTACGAGATGTTATGTTGATGGATCAGAAGAAATTGGAAATGACTTTAAACTAAAATGTGAACCAAAAGAAGGTTCACTTCCGTTACAGTATGAATGGCAAAAATTGTCTGACTCACAGAAATTGCCCACTTCATGGTTATCAG AAATGACTTCATCTACTATATCTGTAAAAAATGCCTCTTCTGAGTACTCTGGGACATACAGCTGTACAGTCAAAAACAGAGTGGGCTCTGATCAGTGCCTGTTACGTTTAAACGTTGTTCCTC CTTCAAATAAAGCTGGGCTAATTGCAGGAGCCATTATAGGACTTTTGCTTGCTCTAGTGCTCATTGGTCTTATCATCTTTTGCTGTCATAAAAAGcgcagagaagaaaaatatgaaaaggaagttCATCATGATATCAG GGAAGATGTGCCGCCTCCAAAGAGCCGTACGTCCACTGCCAGAAGCTATATAGGCAGTAATCATTCATCACTGGGATCCATGTCTCCTTCCAACATGGAAGGATATTCCAAGACTCAGTATAACCAAGTACCAAGTGAAGACTTTGAACGCACTCCTCAGAGTCCGACTCTCCCACCTGCTAAG